The sequence below is a genomic window from Dryobates pubescens isolate bDryPub1 chromosome 17, bDryPub1.pri, whole genome shotgun sequence.
agcagcccccagtatggccccatccatccacccactcacccatccatccatccatccatccatccatagaatacatagaatacatagaataaaccaggttggaagagaccttcaagatcatcgtgtccaacccatcaaccaatccaacaccacccaaaaaactaacccacggcaccaatccacccacccacccatccatccatccatccatccatccatccatccatccatccatccattcctGGTGCCCTAGGGCTGGAAGTGTGggggtttgcctgcagccactGTCTGTGGGGCCAGGGGACTCCGGGCGTCCTCCGGGCGAGAGGGCTCCTCGGGGACTCTGGGGGGTCTTTTCACCCGGAGAGCGGGAGCCGAGGGACCCTCTGTGCCCCCGGGTGTGGCTCGGGGCGGCGGCTCCGCCTCTCTGCCGGGCGGGGGGTGGTGGGGCCGGGCGGGAGGCGGTGCCGGTTCCCGCCGCTCACACACTGGAGCTGTCCGTGCCCcggtgctgcagagcccccgCCGCTCcgctcctctctgctcctctctgctccgcTCCCGCCATGGGCAACGAGGCGGCGCGGCCCCGCTGAGCTCCCGGCAGCCCGGCCAGCCTGGTCCCCGGGAACTCCGGTCAGCAGCATCCCGGCTCCTCGGTAACGTGGTACTTGGGCATCCCGCGAACTCACCGCCACCCCATCTCGGCTTCCCGGGAGCTTAGTACTCAGGCATTCCAGGAACTCACCTCCACAACATCCCGGCTCTGGGAACTCGCCTCCGCTGTCCTCCTCTCCGCTGGAATTcgcctcctctgcaccccagTTTCCCAGAAGCTCGGTAGCCCGGCATCCCGGGAATTCACCTCTCAGCATCCTGACTCGCTGGGAACTCGGCTCCTCAATAACctggtgctccagctctccaggaACTCACACCTGCAGCATCCCAGATTCCCGGTAACTCCCTCCTCCCAGAACCCCGGCACCGACTAtacctctgctccccagcacttcaCCTCGCTCTTAGACCGATTTCCGCGGCTCCCCACTCAGCAGCCCTGTTTCCCTGCTCCTTGGTACCCCTGAGCACCTTTCCCCGTTAACTCCAGTTCTCCTAGAATCCTAACTCTCCTTTAAGCCCGGTTCTCCTAGAACCCGTTCCCCATAAACCTCAGTTCTTTCAGAAGCCCATTCCCCATTAATTCCACTGCTCCTAGAATCCTAACTCTCCTTTAACCTCGGTTCTCCCAGCATCTCATttcccccagttctctcagaatCCTAGTCCCCATTCCCTCAGTTCTCCCAGCTCCTCATTAATGCCAGGTTCTTCCAACTTCCCATTAACCTCAGGttctcccagctccccattCCCCCAAttctcccagctccccattAACCCCAGGttctcccagctccccactAATCCCAGGttctcccagctccccattCTCCCAAttctcccagctccccattAACCCCAGGttctcccagctccccatttccccagttctcccagctccccattTACCCCAAGttctcccagctccccatttccccagttctcccagctccccattAACCCCAGGTTCTCCCAACTCTCCATTCCCCCAGttctcccagctccccattACCCCTGGTTTTCCCAGCTCCCCATTCCCCCAGTTCTTCCAGCTCCCCATTCCCCCAGttctcccagctccccattAACCCCAGGttctcccagctccccattcccccagttctcccagctccccattAAGCCTGGTTTTCCCAGCTCCCCATTCCCCCAGttctcccagctccccattAACCCTGGTTTTCCCAGCTCCCCATTCCCCCAGttctcccagctccccattAACCCTGgttctccctgctccccattAACCCTGAttctcccagcaccccagctcgGCAGCAGCTCCGCACCCCAGCTACCACAGCACCCGGGCTTCCTGGCCCCTCAGGACCACGACCATGGCGTTCATGGTGAAGAGCATGGTGGGGGGACAGCTGAAGAACCTGACGGGTGGCCTGGGTGGCGAGGAGAAGAGCGAGGGTGAGAAGTCTCCGGCCGAGGCGCAGGGCATGACCCGTGAGGAGTATGAAGAGTATCAGCggcagctggtggaggagaagtgAGTGTGACTGGCCCTGGGtactgggacaggctggatcCCGGGATCCCCCACCCCATTCATGGAATGCTGGAGGAGAACAAGCGCTGGGAGCCATGAGGGAGTTTAATGAACCCCCTAATCCCTTAATCCGCTTCCTCTCcagggagatgggattgttttctcctctcaggctgccctggtgggaggaaAATgtggggaaagagaggagatggGGTtgggaggagggctgggagagaTGCTCAAACCCCAGGacaggggtgggcagcagctgctggtaaCTGTCCCGTGTGGTTCGCAGGATGGAGAGAGATGCCCAGTTTGCCCAGCGCAAGGCGGAGAGGGCCACGGTCAGGTCCCACTTCCGAGACAAGTACAGACTCCCCAAGGTACAGCCATGCTGGGCTTGCTGGGGGGCacacagggctgccctcatgggGGGCTTGGTGGATCAGGCCCTGGTGGGGGGAGGACAATTAACACCCCTGCTTTgcagggaagggacctgcacCAGAACCTCCGGGCCGGGTGAGGTTTTGAGCTGCAGAATGCAAATCGGTCCCCCTGAAAACATCCTCCAACCCAAATCCCGACCCTTTCTCATCCCCCCTGAGCACCACAAGCCACCAGCCCCAAACAatgggacccccagcacaccCTCTCTGCCTCGCTTGATCGCACTGCTCCTCTCCTTTGCCTCCTGAAtacagctggaggagggaaagccaccctcagcccagcctcccagccctgtggctgGGAGCGGAGCCGGAGCTCTCATCTTGGATTAGCCAGCTCCTCTTCCCTGGATTATTTGGCAAACACTTCCCACCTAGCTTCCAATTTCGGAATTTCCTCCTGATGAGTGATTCACGAGAAACAATACAATCAAGGGGCAATTCAGTCATTTCTTGGAGTCACCACAAGCTCTTCTCCCCCCAAGCCCACCCCCTCAttcagcagctctctcagcgCTGAATGCTCTAAATTGGAGCAGGGCTAATATTAGTTGGGAGAGGTCAGCTAAAGCCATGCCACATCCTTCATGCTGCTTGATATtgctcagccagcctggatgcacACCCCACTGCTCCCCACCTCCTCTTTTCCTTGCCAGGGAATGAACAGCTGGAGAatctgatttgatttgatttgattttggtttatttttatttttctttttttcttttaaaatttattttattttgttttgttttgttttgttttgttttgttttattttaattattttattttatttcatttcatttaattttaaaatttattttattttattttatttcattttaatttcatttcatttcatttcattttaatttaatttaattgggtttggtttggtttggttttattttaatttattttattttaatttttaaattattttattttgttttattttatttcattttaatttaatttaatttggtttggtttggttttattttcttttattttaatttaatttttaaattattctattttatttcatttcatttcatttcattttaatttattttattttgttttgttttagttttcttccattttatctcattttattttactttttatgttactttattttatttggttttattttgtttcattttatttcactttattttatctattttaaaaattattttattttctttcattttatctcattttatttcactttatctatttttaaaattattttaagttCTTTCATTTTGTCTCATATTATTTCACTTTATCTATTTttaaaatgattttattttctttcattttatctcatttcactttattttatctgttttttaaatggttttattttatctcattttatctcattttattttattttcccctgccaaaagcatgaaaaaggcagaaaagagatggagaattttatatatatatttatttattttttctccaggGGAAAAGGGGATTTGTTCAGATCCAGCCCCCTCAatccttctgctgctttctcatgCTTGAGTTGTCCCTTCTCATCTCTCGACAAGTTTCTTCTGCTCATTACTGATCCTGCTTGGCAGCAAAGGCTGCCTGTGGCTCCCTAGCTTGGAGCTGACCCCCAGCTCTGGTGGGTGTTGTCGTTAGGCAGATGTGGAGCTTCATTTGGTACCTAACCTCCCCAGCCACTCCAAGGTGAGCTGAAAGCCTGTTTGTACCCATGCTGGCACACTCAGGTTTTCATCTCAGCTCTTGAGGGTCTGTTGGCatgtgcccaggctctgctgagccgTGTACCCTCTGGCCCAGCACCCTACCCACAACATGAGCTTGGCTCTGAGCCTCAGGGACTAAACCTCACAGACCTTGACAAGAGAAGATAGCCATAAGGCCATACAGCATGAAGATTGCACGTCTTTAGtgtctccagcagcccccttcCCACCTGCAGCATCCCCCCCCCATACACACTTCATCTTCTCCTGGCCCCTTTCAGAACGAAACAGACGACAACCAGATccagctggtgggaggtgatgTGGAGCTGCCCAAGGAGCTGGCCAAGATGATCGAGCAGGACAacgaggaggaagaagagaagaactCAGTGATCGGCCAGCTCAGCAACATCCAGAACCTGGACCTTGATTCCTTGAAAGACAAAGCTTCAGCCACGCTAGAGGACCTGAAGCAATCGGCCGAGAAATGCGCCGTGATGTGAGCCGGCAGAACCCCCCCTGCCGTCAGCGTGACggggggagagcagggaggggatgcagCCAAGGGGCTGGCGGTGGCTGTTGCCTGCAGCGGGGACCCCACTGATGTTGTCACCCTTGCCTCGTCTGAGTCGGGTCCTCCTTCTGAGCCGCGTGAAGCCTCAAGTCCCTGACCCAGATGTCCCTgatgtgtggtttttgttttgttctccgGGGTAAGGTTAGAGCAGAGAGCCGGCAGgagcccccccgccccccccccccctttccccctcaccATACCACAACGTCTCCTCCTGTGCCCGGGGCAGTGGGTGTCTTTAGCAAGAGCTGGAGGGGAGTGGGTTGCAGGGAAGGAAAGCCCTGGGTGACCTTGGAGTGCTCTTGAACCGTGTCAGCATGAGAAGGCAACAGCCATACACCATGTCTCTGCCTCCTGAGAGCGCCAGGGAGGCTCCAGTTTGCTTTGCAAGGACGAGGCACGGCACGAAAtgcaccaccccaccccacccccccgcaTCCCATACCCATCACATGAGAAATaacatcctgtccctgcaaggAACACCAACCACTTCGCCCTTCAGGTCCCCTCTCCAAGGAGCCAGCCAGGAAGGACCTGCTACATGATCCCATTTAGCCCAGCGGGAAGGGGGCTGCTGAGGACCAGAGGGATGAAGCCTGAGAGGAGAAAAAGTCCTCCTTCCTGGGTGCTGATctgacctcccccagcccttccccagagcagtggtggcacCACTCGCCCTCTCCCACTGTGGGATTCACCTTCATCCTTGTTCCTTCTGGGAGAAGAATAAAGTgattagggggggaaaaaaagtggaaaaaaaaatctcttcctcatcttcctcctcctccttgtctgTTGTGCTGTGGttgtgtgctgtgcccagctgagtGTCTCCTCTCCACCTCCTATGCTGTCCCCGTGCCACAGTACTGTTATAACCGGTGGAATAAATACCAGGAGATGTCTATgcattcctttctctcctcgAGCAGTCCTTGCCTGGACGAGGTGTTGGGGTGCAGGCAGGTCAAGCACATCCCCTTTACGGTGGGGGGACAGTGTGGGAGCGGCGATGGGAGCTCACAGGACAAACCTCTTGCAGCATCACCCAGAAGAAGGTGGCAGGGCCAGCTGTGGTCAGGTGTTTCGCCATGCTTCGGAGCGAAGGGACACGACGAGCTGCTCTTTGTCACCAGCTGGGTTTAAAAGcgaacaacccccccccagactTCACAGATTTTGGGGCTATTTTAGTCCAaagccttcagctccctcatcAGCTCCTCGCCTCAGTCTCATGGGCACTGCAGGGtgtccacagccctgctctgagcaaggACAAGTCTCTGTGGGGACAAGACCATGCTAAGGACAGATGGGACTTCAagatggagctgctccagcctgtcagcatcCTGGTGGGCTCCCGTGGTGAGGCTTCCTGGGAacacctggcacaggctgggaatGTACTGCTTCAGATCCCAGTGGAGCAGATCAAGTGTGAGATTGGCTtttgcaggggagctgggtcAGCCAGGAAAAAGCAGGGtgcaaggaagctgctgcttcttttcttaGTTATTATTATGATCATCATCAttgttattatcattattactACTTCTACTACTACTACCACCACAGTGAGGATGCTGGATGAGGCCACACTCAGCCTGCCACAGCAAGGGGATTGCTTTCATGGATAGTGATACCATGCTGGGGCCAGGTAGTCCTGAGAAACCACAGCAGGATGCTCTACCCACAGTGACACCAATCATTGCaaccctccagccccagggtccaagctgctctctggccCCATAGAGCCTCACCAGCAGTTCTGGGGGCATCTGCCCTAGGCAGGACCCTAACCCAACACCACATGGTGCTAGAGGCTGGTGAGGAAGGCAAAGGAAGATTGGCAGAAGCAGCTTTAGCTCTGGAAGGAGATCATACCTGATG
It includes:
- the CPLX3 gene encoding complexin-3; this translates as MAFMVKSMVGGQLKNLTGGLGGEEKSEGEKSPAEAQGMTREEYEEYQRQLVEEKMERDAQFAQRKAERATVRSHFRDKYRLPKNETDDNQIQLVGGDVELPKELAKMIEQDNEEEEEKNSVIGQLSNIQNLDLDSLKDKASATLEDLKQSAEKCAVM